The Myroides phaeus DNA segment ATGAAGCATAAGAAAATAGGTAACGCACCAAAAATAGCTATGTTTAAATTGTTGTACACTGAAAAGCCAACAATTGATATGGAGGCAGTTTTAACTGAGCTGCACAAAGTATATCCAAACGCAAGTTATGACAATGATGCTAATGTGTTTATATTTCCCGATTGTCAAATTGAATTAAAGAATGGAACAGGTCCTGCACAATGTGTGGTACTCCGCACTGAAGACGATCAGAAGGCAGAATTAACAGATGCTTATTTTCAACAAAACTGGCATTGGCCAGAAGCAGAAGAAGCTTATGCTGCGTGTAAATATGAAATTGTAGTTACAGATTTTTTAAGCCGTAGTTTAGATCCTCGTATTCGAATTGTATTGGTTCAACAATTGTTGGCTGCTATGATTAAAGTGAGTAATCCACAAGTAATCGTTTCTGTACACGGACAAAAATTATTAGATACTCAGGCGTTTGTAGAAGATTGTAAAGACCCTAATTACATTGCCTTAGATTTGTTTATTAATGTGCGTTTGTATAATGTAGAGGAAACAGAACAAGGTAGGTTGTTGATGGATACAGTAGGATTACACGCTTTAGGTTTGTCTGATTTACAGATTTTCTATAACGATGATAGTTTGATAGACAGCATTGCTAATCGCCTGTGGGATTACGCTTATTACTTAGCTCACGTAGGAGAAGTTATTGAAGACGGAAATACGGTACAAGGATTAGAAGAAAGTCAGAAGTGGGTTTGTAACAAAGTATTTTCTGTAACAGAACCAGAGAGAACAGTACTTGATATTAAAGCAAGCTAAAATATAGATTAACCTTATTGGTTATTACGCTTTAAAAAAAGAGAAGCACCCAATGCAGTGTTGTTATTTCACAAGAATAATAATACTGCATTTTGTTTTATATTTAGTGTCCTATTTGATTCTAACTCTTATAATAATTGTAGTTTTGCAAAAAGGGTAGAATACAAAAAAAGTAAGTATGCAAATGATTAATCTGAGTTTTCAAGAGTTTATTGATAACTACACGCAGGAGGATAGCGAGTGGCTCGCTTTAGAGTGGAATGAAAAATTCGGTGCAAAGTTTAAAGACGCAAACTACCTTTTTAGAATACAAATTGCCGAATTGGTATGTGAGCAAATACACACTGTTAGTCTTGATCTTGTTAGAGAGTTGTTTATCACAATGGGGATGACTGCTCAGTTAAATTTTGTTGTGTTCAACAAGTTTAATTTATTAGCCCAAGAGCTTTTGGAAAGAGGAGGGAAAGACTATTTGTATGACTACGTTTGTGCAGCACACGTTTCTTTTGATACTTTTTTAAGTACGGCAAATATCACTTTATCAGAGGCGAGAAGACAAGAGATTTTAGCTCACTTCGACTACCTAAAGGCTACGGAATCTGATGGACAAGTACAGAAAATGTTGTCAGACCATTTGAGAACTCGTTTTGTAAAATAGATACTACATTACAAATAACACTATGAAACATATCGCATTATTATTCGTTCTTTTTATTGGAATGAATAGCTGGGCACAAGAGAATAATCTTTCTCCTGCTGTTGCCGACAAGGTAAATGAGCTAATTGCTGTTTTCCAAAATAACGACAAAGAGGAAATAGCTAATCACATTGGTTATCCCTTAAATAGAAATTACCCTATTCCAGAGGTGAACACGGCAAAAGAGCTTGTTGTTCGTTTTGACCAAATTTTCGATAAGGAGTTGATTAATGCAATTGCCAAGTCAACGCTTGACGACTGGAGTACGGTAGGATGGAGAGGAACGATGTTGAAAGACGGTTTGTTGTGGATGGATGACAATGGGATTATTTACAGAATTAATCGCGATACGCCAATGGAACAAAAGTGGCGAAAGTCATTGATACAACAAGATAGAACACGTTTACACAAGAGCGTTCAAAAGTATAAAGAACCTTATGCGGTGATTGATGTAGAAGGAGAAACTTGGCGTATTGACAATATTAATGATGAGGTAATGCGTCTTGTGATTTGGAAGAAAGGAGTTAAGATGAACGAACATCCGGCTTTGGTTTTAGAAGGATGCTTAGATCTGCAAGGTTCGATGGGAACAAGAGTATTGGAGTTTAAAAACAAAAAGACAACAGAGGAAATTACCATTCTATTAGATGCACAAGAAATAGAAGCACTTCACGGAGTGAGTATTACCATTACAGATAAAAAAGGAAAAGATATTAGCAAACAAGGAGTTGCTGATAACTAAACATAAAAAAGGCTACAATGTTGAATTGTAGCCTTTTTTAGTGTCTAAATGTTAGATAAAACTGGTAACGATATAAATAAGCAATCCTACGAGTCCCCCAACAATAGTTCCGTTAATTCTGATGAACTGCAAGTCTTTTCCGACTTCGAGTTCTAATTTGTCACTTAATTCACGACCATCCCAACTATCAACGGTATTTCGGATTAATTGACCAACTTCTTTTGTGTTTTTAAGGGCAAGGCGATAAATAGTATGTTGAATCCACTTATTTATTTTAGCTCTTAGTTCTTCATTTTGTTCTAAGTCCACCGCTATATTAGCCAAGCTTTTTTGAATGTATGTTCTCAACATAGAGTTGTTATCCTCTAATTGTTTTAATAAATTGTCTTTTGTAGAAGTCCAGAAATCTCTGACATAATCCTCAATGCGGTCATCGGTAATAAACTGTCCGATAATCTCATCAAACTTAGCTTTCCACTTATCAGAAGCCTCAATATCTACAGCCAGCATTTCTAAGCGAAGGGTAATTTCTTTTCTAATCTTGTGATTTGGATCTTGAGCAATATCTTCTAAAAAGGTGTTTACCCCATTGACCAATTGATTTGTTACTGTTTTACCACCGATAAGTCCTAAAAGAGGTTGTTTCTCAACAATCTTGGCATAAATCTCTTCTCGGTGCTCTTTAACATAAACCTGTGCTTTCGGAATAATAACATCAATTAATCTATTGTGTTCTCCCTTTTCTACAGCATACATCACACCTTGTGCCACAAAGCTCTGTACATTAATAGCAGCAATACCCTCTTTCGCTTTTCCAGCTAAGAAAGAAACAACGGTTTTATCTTCTAAATCAGTTAGTATTCTCTTGGCTAAATTGGCTATTTCATTTTCTAATAGCTGTTGATTCTTCTCTTTTGCGATATAAGTAGAAATGAGTGTTCCCAAGTCTATCTTTTC contains these protein-coding regions:
- a CDS encoding DUF4261 domain-containing protein, which codes for MKHKKIGNAPKIAMFKLLYTEKPTIDMEAVLTELHKVYPNASYDNDANVFIFPDCQIELKNGTGPAQCVVLRTEDDQKAELTDAYFQQNWHWPEAEEAYAACKYEIVVTDFLSRSLDPRIRIVLVQQLLAAMIKVSNPQVIVSVHGQKLLDTQAFVEDCKDPNYIALDLFINVRLYNVEETEQGRLLMDTVGLHALGLSDLQIFYNDDSLIDSIANRLWDYAYYLAHVGEVIEDGNTVQGLEESQKWVCNKVFSVTEPERTVLDIKAS
- a CDS encoding DUF445 domain-containing protein, whose protein sequence is MPDKKAQLRKHKQIATGLFILMAVVYVVMVYSLKHAPAAWMGYVKAFSEAAMVGALADWFAVTALFRHPMGLNIPHTNLIVNSKNKIGDNLGDFVTDNFLTSTNIRPYVEKIDLGTLISTYIAKEKNQQLLENEIANLAKRILTDLEDKTVVSFLAGKAKEGIAAINVQSFVAQGVMYAVEKGEHNRLIDVIIPKAQVYVKEHREEIYAKIVEKQPLLGLIGGKTVTNQLVNGVNTFLEDIAQDPNHKIRKEITLRLEMLAVDIEASDKWKAKFDEIIGQFITDDRIEDYVRDFWTSTKDNLLKQLEDNNSMLRTYIQKSLANIAVDLEQNEELRAKINKWIQHTIYRLALKNTKEVGQLIRNTVDSWDGRELSDKLELEVGKDLQFIRINGTIVGGLVGLLIYIVTSFI